The Deltaproteobacteria bacterium genome window below encodes:
- a CDS encoding GAF domain-containing sensor histidine kinase, whose amino-acid sequence MSADRDAAALRATLAARNRQIAAVHSISRLLSSSLDLEDRLRDILAVSLEAVGAVAGTIFLHRPADDSLVFRYVVGAKARELTGQSIPASTGLAGAVFRSGRSQITNRPDEAAEHDREVGRRIGFPSETILTVPLRYQAGNPVGVLQVLNKQHGDFDGDDLEVLEIVASVAAAAIETAELAREAQAAAIAHAVGDLSHDIKNKVAPIVTGVQALRADLDAMFAALDPRAEPPPLAALVRRSYGETFDIVMDQVQAVQDYTKLIADALKGTVTPPELEPHDLASLLAAQIEDLARVARRHAVRLVGEIEPVPSCRVDRFQVERAVYNLVDNAIPETPPHGTVTVRLGVRPEPRLPGGRCVEITVADTGRGMAPEVLARILRGEPKSTKPGGTGLGTRIVYNAVAAHHGFFEGESAPGVGTTFRLRLPLLPADD is encoded by the coding sequence ATGAGCGCCGACCGCGACGCCGCCGCGCTCCGCGCCACCCTCGCGGCGCGGAACCGCCAGATCGCCGCCGTCCATTCCATCAGCCGGCTCCTCTCCTCCTCGCTCGACCTCGAGGACCGCCTGCGCGACATCCTCGCCGTCTCGCTGGAGGCGGTCGGCGCCGTCGCCGGAACCATCTTCCTGCACCGGCCGGCGGACGACTCGCTCGTCTTCCGCTACGTGGTCGGCGCCAAGGCGCGTGAGCTCACGGGCCAGAGCATCCCGGCCTCGACCGGCCTCGCCGGCGCGGTCTTCCGGTCCGGGCGGTCGCAGATCACGAACCGGCCCGACGAAGCCGCCGAGCACGACCGCGAGGTCGGGCGCCGCATCGGCTTCCCGAGCGAGACCATCCTCACCGTGCCGCTGCGGTACCAGGCCGGAAATCCCGTCGGTGTCCTCCAGGTCTTGAACAAACAGCACGGCGACTTCGACGGCGACGACCTCGAGGTGCTCGAGATCGTCGCCTCGGTCGCCGCCGCGGCGATCGAGACGGCCGAGCTCGCGCGCGAGGCGCAGGCCGCCGCGATCGCCCACGCCGTCGGCGACCTGAGCCACGACATCAAGAACAAGGTCGCCCCGATCGTCACCGGCGTGCAGGCGCTGCGCGCCGACCTCGACGCGATGTTCGCCGCGCTCGACCCGCGCGCCGAGCCGCCGCCCCTGGCGGCGCTCGTGCGCCGGTCCTACGGCGAGACCTTCGACATCGTCATGGACCAGGTGCAGGCGGTGCAGGACTACACCAAGCTCATCGCCGACGCCCTCAAGGGGACGGTCACGCCGCCCGAGCTCGAGCCGCACGACCTCGCGTCGCTGCTCGCCGCCCAGATCGAGGACCTCGCGCGCGTGGCGCGCCGTCACGCCGTGCGGCTCGTCGGCGAGATCGAGCCCGTCCCGAGCTGTCGCGTCGACCGCTTCCAGGTCGAGCGCGCCGTCTACAACCTGGTCGACAACGCCATCCCCGAGACCCCGCCGCACGGCACGGTGACGGTGCGCCTCGGCGTCCGTCCCGAGCCGCGCCTGCCGGGCGGCCGTTGCGTCGAGATCACGGTCGCCGACACCGGCCGCGGCATGGCGCCCGAGGTGCTGGCGCGCATCCTGCGCGGCGAGCCGAAGAGCACGAAGCCCGGCGGCACCGGGCTCGGAACCCGCATCGTCTACAACGCCGTCGCCGCCCACCACGGCTTCTTCGAGGGCGAGAGCGCGCCGGGCGTCGGCACCACCTTCCGCTTGCGGCTGCCGCTCCTCCCCGCGGACGACTGA